A segment of the Penaeus monodon isolate SGIC_2016 chromosome 38, NSTDA_Pmon_1, whole genome shotgun sequence genome:
CTATTTGTATCTGCGACTCCGTGAGAGATAAGTTGAACTACGAATGCTTTATTTTGTAATAATGTGCAGAGTATTTACTGACACAGATGCGTGGGTATGCAACACGCATAATGTTCTAAACACAAAGTCGTTTATCAcccacatccaaaaaaaaaaaaagaaaagaaaaaaaaatcaaatcaaatctgaAGCTGAGTTTGTTAATTACAGTCTCTTTAGgtcatttcattaaaaaagatTCTTACAGAAAAGGTTTTTACCATATCCTGTTTTTcagttgatatattttataaaattgggaaatatatcttatttaaaactgcaaaaatcAATTACTCTCTCCTCTTACAAAGAAATTTGGCTTATCAAATTCTGACACTCAAAAGTTAGAATTTGCAATGATCATGGATGTTAATTTACATAAGCCCCTTATATATTAGCACTGAAGCAAaaccttttctttgttcttaaaAAGAATTAACAAATTTGCAACATACAAACAGTTCATTAACACTACAGGCACACAACTGATTTCCACTGGTAACCTTGGTTCTACAACGGAGCTGAATTATCCCTTTTGCAAGACCAACAGTGGTTATACAATAATATCAAATCGTATTCCTAAACTCTTATTCATGGACCTCCTGTAGCTCTAAAGCATCAACCAATAACACTTACACTTCATTTGGAATTCATAACAAGgggtaaatgtaaacaaaataagcTAGAAATTGCACAAAGTCAAGAAAGCTACACCAACCAGTGCAGTGTAAATAATATGTGGCCACACTTAATACTAATGTGGCTGCCTGGAGAACTAATCTGGCCATGGCAGGAACTCGATTGCCTGCTCATGATTCTGTCCATCAGTTGCCAGAGAATCAGTGGTGCACCTGTACATCAGTATTGTACAAACAGTTTAAATGATGAAGGGATACCTAATACAATTACAAactaatcttttcttttcctttcttataatAACTTCAAACTCAAGCGTCCGGACCATTTTCCAGACTTTCCTCGtcattttctttccatctcttttttttattattattatctttaaaatttctataaacaTCTACAACAATTACCTTTTACATATTGAGAAATGACCTATGAGAATTGTTCCCCAACTTCCTAGACACCAAAAAGTAAACAATGTAATAAGAAATAAGCAAATATTTTCCTGTTTCTCGTCAAAGCAccaaaaggatagaaagaaagatgaaaatataatgcTTTCTACCAAATTCAAAGGCCAAACATGGATAGTTCCAAACTCAGTTTGTTCTTATGAGAAAGGTCTGCAttgagaaacagagggagaaagaaagaagaggagaaggagaaggagaaggaggaggagaaggcagaggagtgaggggatggaggaggagaaacaggggcagaagatagaggaggaagaaaaggaaacaacagtcaagaatgacaatgaaaaggctaagggaaagagggaaagaaaaagagagatttcaACACTGGCTGTTTCACTTCAAACCTCAAAAGCAGAACTAGACTGACTTTGgtcccaagaaaaagaaaaagagaaagaggagaaaaaagaaaaagaaacgcagaatagaaaaggaaaaagaagaaaaaataaacccatgaagaacaggaaaaaaaaaaaatcacaccaattccataaaaaacaaacaaacaaataataaccaTACACTATGTACGCACTCCTACTGATAAGAAAACCTGCTGCATGGTAACAGGTAACCTTCCATTGCATGGTCTTTGGATGCAGGTGATACTGTGGTGGGAAATTGGCCTGGGACATTTACAGCAGAATGCCCAGCAAGTTGGCAATACTGAAAGCTATTGCAGAATGAATTCCTTATCTATATTACGATTAAAgattaaaagagaggagaggaaaaaaatataaataataataattatacatatataaaaaaaggaaaatcaccaCAACACcaagtaattgttattatcatcataacttaaCTAgcgcaaaaaacaacaaaaaacaaaaaacactcattCTTGATCTTTTATCTACATCCTGAAACAGCATCTGAGTAGCATGTCTAGATGAGCACTCATTCACACTGGCAGTGCTGGTTAACTGAGGGAAGGTAAACGGCTCGCCACACAATGGTGTCGTCGCAGCAAAGAGTTTAGTCACACTGACGAAAAAAGATATTACCAACCGTAAAATGTAGAGAACAAGGCTTCTGaagcaattttaattttttttcttttttttatttatttatttatttcaccctATAATGAAGACCTGAGTCCCTGACGCCTTGCTGTCATACCTACGAGAAGCTAATTGGGCACGGGTCAGCCCAAGTTAAGAGTACAATACACATAAATCAAGCTCAAACCTACTAATGCAAGCTACAGTTACAGCTATGCCATAagaggcaataaaaataataataaaaaaaaaaagaaaaaaagaaaaaaaaaataacgattaatatttaaaaagaaacaaaatgtcaAAAAATGCTTAACATACAAACACGTCACAGTAAAAAGTGGGTTGGAGATAAGACGGTAATTACCAACAGTTGCCCACGGTTGGTCTGAACGAGCTTAAAGGCATCGGTAACAAGTACGGGGTCGTGAGCATAGCCGGTAAGCATCGCCTCTTACCAACCTTCATTGATATGAGAACTATTGTGGGTTGAGTGGTGTGGAGACCGGCTGCCTTCTGAACGAATGCAAGAAACATTCAACAAGTTTAGCCTCTGTGCAGCTCTGCTTGCTAGCCCGGCctccactttatttatttttttttatgattggctATGTAAGGGCACAACAAAACTCCTGATATGGGTCCACTGGAATGAGATACTATGGAGACTTTTGAGGTATAGTGGTTCAACAGGCACTTGTGGAGCTCACCAAGTGTATAGCCTGGGGAGGACAACCTTAACCATTGCTCATGCTGCCGATAGGGCTAGTAGTAGCTATTGCGAACACATGGTCGAGGGTGATAGggaacatattatataaaaagtgcACCAACAATATTATGGAATGTATATAAAAGACATTACAATTATGAATAATTAGTCACCGGAGGAAGCATAGACAACTGGCTGGCAGTCCTGACAATCACAGAGTATGGGCAAACAACATGAATGGGAGTATGAGCATTATGGGCAGATAAGTAAGTTTGTACTCCTACTGGTTTGCTCCAACCTGGTCTGACTGTCTGCAACAACATCAACTtcactgccatcattatcatcatcacctgttTCTGCAAaccagattatacacacacacatatatataatattatataatattattatatatatatatataacatatatatatatatattacatattatatatcattatatatataaaatataatatatataataatatatacatatacatatatatatatatataatatatatacatatatatatatataatatatctataatatatatatatatatatatatatatagatatatatatttatatatataaatatatatatatatcatatatatatatatatatatatatatatatatatatatatatatatatatatatatatatatataatatacatacatacatacatacatacacacacatggagaggTCTGTGGCCTCTTGACACAATGCAATAAGAGCACGAGTGTTAGCAGCATGAGCAACAGTACGCGCGACGTCCTCTCCCAAGCCCACCCTGAGCAGTTCAGTCCTTCAGTGACCTTGCAACAAATGGTCCCGTTTAGCTGCCTACTTAGAGCTAAGAAACAGTAAGTTTACTgtccttaaaattatatatccaaaatatcaTGTTgctgtatcatcatcataatcattcctTGCTGCAAGTACCTAGAGTGGTAAAAGGCATGTAGGAGAGCTAAGGACTCTCTTGCATGAAGTCTCTAGGGGGACATGCTGCAGGGCCAGTGAAGGACTGTTGGTTGGTGGCACAACTGAGGTAGCGTATGGTTCCTGTGTGGCAGTCATAACACCTGTGGTACCTGAGTaaggttttttcttcttctgttgctGGGAGAGTAACTTACCCCCATACACAATCTTCTCACGAGTCGTACGCTCTCCAGGCGCAGGTGAGCTCGTCAGGAAATTCTCTATGAGGTATATCTGCAGCTCCTAATAAGGCATGACGTGCATATGCACCATAACGGACATATGCAATTCTATTATTAACACCAACTGCCATGCCAAAATAGTGAGCTTTTGCACCGATAGCAATTCCGTACAACTGTTAAGGCCCCCGTGGATAAAAAAGATCTCTTGGGGAGAAATTTTGTGGCTTCCAAAGTGTAGGAAATGGGTTTGAGGTACAACCTACTCACCCGGCTACCACAGGCTTGTAATGCACTTTCTGGAAAGAACTGTGTTAATATGGAAATGCTGGGAAAATACTGGTATGTGGCTGTGCACGTTTGGCAGTGACAGTTAAGAGAACCTTAATCCTAGAGTGATTTTGAAATGCAGCAGTTGCCAGACTGTCTCGCATTTACCCTGAAGAGATGGAAAATCATCTTGAAAACACCTCCCATAAACATGTGGTTCCAGGCAGAAGCGTTTACAATGAACACTGAACCAGAATGACAAAACTACAACACACTTTGAGAACATTTTCCAATTGTTAAAGGATCATACCCTGAAAAAACAGCTGCATATTACAATATCATTGTAAAATATCATTACCCTGGGAATCTCTGAGCATTTGATGCCAGTTCCAATGTAGATTTGAATGCACTTCAAGTATTCCAAAACTGCAAATATCTTTCCCGTTACAATATTCCAATACAGCTCTTACAACATCGTCAGTGAATCTTCTTCATTGCTTGGTAAACTCACCTCCAGCTtgttattccatatatattttttctttttttttgttcttttctttttcttactgagggttaagagaaagagagagcaaatgggagagagaatggagagagagagagaaaacaaaaaaacttttccattttgtCATGAaacatctctcccttttctaacattcttctctctgtcccttctatCCTCTCTGTTACCCTGGTTCATCGTCGTCGTCACTGGACTCGCTCTTGCTGTGCTCCTCTTCCCCCGACAGGAGGCCTCCTAAGCCCACGCGAGAGGGGCCAGGCTGGAGCTCCTGGGAGGTGGTCACGGGAACACCTGCTCCAAAGGATTTGCACTGGAGGTTTACTGAGATGCCAATCTTCTCTTCTGCGAGCTCTGAGAACTGGGCCTTtggagggttggggtgggagaTGGTAAGAAAAGGGGTAAGAAAGGAAGAACTCTTTTCAAAGTTGGTCCATAACTTTCACAACTTTAACATTGGCAAGTCTGACTATCACAAAACTTAGCTGAATCACATgccaaaaagtgagaaaaaaatcaaaaggcccactgataataaataatagatgaatatacCCAACAAGAACCActgaataagaattaaaaaaagcaagaacaagTAGCTATATTTGAAGAAAAGTTTGGGGAGAGAACTAAATGCAAATTCTCCTTAATCCTTAATTGCCTTGAACCAACAGTGAATAAGTACATCTTTGTAGAACCATTTAACAGTTAACTTTACTTCTGCAGATTGTTAGATTCTTGGTAAGCACTTCTAAGACCATGGTGTTCAATGTCTAAATGAAAGTCTTGGACAAGCAGCATCGAGGAATGTCTAACACATGGTTTGACGTTTTAACATTGACAAACTGATTATTTGGCTATAATTATGgcctaataatactaatcaacacAAATACtatgaataatactaatgatatcctCAGCAAACATTCGTGAATCTTTAACAAGGGAATTAGGAATATAACTATTGCGAATCCTACATACCAACTATATTGCtataattacaatttttatagATTAAACTGGATTTTCAGTGCATTATGTAACCTACAAACATTAATCTGGCATTAAGATCACCCCGACACTGCCATACAAATTTCGCATTTCGTACAGACATAAAACTAACACATGCAACCCTCACATCCAGCTCAAAGACTCTTTACCTGTGGTTTACGGTCGTTGGTGGTCATGTAGCAGACGCCCATCGTACGTGTGGTGTGAAGCCAGTACAGGTCACTCACTGCTCCCTGAGGATCGTGTCGGAGGATCAGAGCCCCGGCCATCCGTGGGTGAACGCCTTCCAAAAACTCTGATTCTGTAGAGGATTACAATTTAGAGATACAGATTTGAacggggattctttttttttttttttatgaggaaaaTGTGAACTATGAGGAAaacgaggggaagaagaaagagaagaagtagaagaagaggaagaaaagaaaaagaaaaaaggaaaaaaaaagaaaagaaaagaagaagaagaaaaagaaagaaaaagaaaaaaaaaagaaaaaaaaaaaaaaaaaaaaaaaaaagactaaatttACCAATTCATCTATTCACTTCATttaccggaaaaaaaaatcctctcttcCTAAGTAGCGAACACGGCATTTGCCACATCCCCCCATTGGATCCCCTTACCCAGGAAGTGCGTGGTGACCGTCTCGATGATGTTGGAACCGAGGTGCGGCGAGATGGCTGCCCGGGCACAGAGTCTGGCAAACATGGTGCGGATGAGGTGTTCCCCGCATCCGGTGGTGCTCACCCCTATGCTGACACCACTGCCTGGCGCAAAGCAGGTACATAGTTAGCGACAATTGATTAAATGAAGGCGGATGCAGTAAGGGCATGACGATgccaaaaatacagaaaacactGCCTCATGCAATACACAGCTACATCTTAAATGAATGTGAGatgttatgataaattttttttgctgatACCTAACCTACTAACACTttcctatttgtttattttattgttatatatacatacatatacagatatgtgtgtgtgtgtgtgtgtgtgtgtgtgtgtgtgtgtgtggtgtgtgtgtgtgtgtgtgtgtgtgtgtgtgtgtgtctatatatatatatatatatatatatatatatatatatatatatatatatatatatatatataatgtgtgtgtgtgtgtgttgtgtgtgtgtgtgtgtgtgtgtgcgtgtgtgtttgtgtatgtgtgtgtgtgtgtatatgtgtgtatgtgtgtgtgtatgtgtgtgtgtgtgtgtgtgtgtgtgtgtggtgtgtgtgtgtggtgtgtgtgtgtgtgtgtggtgtgtgtgtgtgtgtgtgtgtgtgtgtgtatatgtgtatatatgtatatatgtatgtatatatataatatataatatatatatatatatatatattatatatatatatataaatatatatataaaatacatatatatacacatatatatatatatatataaatatagatacatatacatacatgcatacatacatacatacatacatacatacatacatacacacacacacacacacacacacacacacacacacacacacacacacacacacatatatatatatatatatatatatatatatatatatatatatatatatatataatgtgtgtgtgtgtgtgtgtgtgtgtgtgtgtgtgtggtgtgtgtgtgtgtgtgtgtgtgtgtgtgtgtggtgtgtgtgtgtgtgttgtatatatatatatatatatatatatatatataatatatatcatatatatagatatatatatatataatatatatatatatatatatatatatatatatatatatatattataatatatatatctatatatatattatatataatatatatatataatatatatatatattatatatatatataatatattatatatatatattatattatatatattatatatattatgtatatatatatatatatatatattttatatatatatatatataaaatatatatatgtatattatattatatatcatatatgtatatataatatatcatatatgtctattattatgtatatgtatctgtatatgtatatatatatatctatatctatatatatatatatatgtatatatgtgtgtgtgtgtgtgtgtgtgtgtgtggtgtgtgtgtgtgtgtgtgtgtgtgtgtggtgtgtgttgtgtatgtatgtatatatatatatatatatctatatatatatatatatatatttatattattatgttatatgtatatctgtatatgtatgtatatgtatgtatgtatatattatatatattatatatatattttatatatatatatatatatgtatgtatgtatgtatgtatgttacatacatacatactatatgtatatatatatatatattatatatatatatatatatttatatatttttctatatttatgtgtatatatatatcatatatatatatatatatatatatatatgtaaatatatgatatatatatatatatatcatatacatatatatctatatattaatatatatatatatattatatatatatatatatatatatatatatgcagacacacagacacacggacacacagacacacagacacacacacacacacagacacacacacacacacacacacacacacacacacacacatatatatatatatattatatatatatatatatatatatatatatatatatatatatatacatacagatattatatatatattaatatatatatatatatatatatatatatatatatatatatatatatatatattatatatatatatatatatatatatatatatatatatatatatatatatatatatatatacacacacacacacacacatagaaaacatATGAAcaaatgagagagataaaaaaaatcaacaaaaatatatgGTGCAAAGAATGAACAAGTGTTTTATTGAATGAGACGGAAAGGAATTCAGTCTCCAGATGCCCTCAAGACGACACAAGAGCTCGTGCATACCATCGCAGTTATTCTCCGCCCAGCATCCACAGCCATAGACTGCGGCCTGGCCCACCCTGCCTGTGTGTTTGAGGAGTAGGCCCCCGCTGGAAACGGCACTTGCTATGTAGCCCGAGCTGTCCACACACACCGCGCCAACAGTGTCTAGCAAACCACCCTGATTGGGAGAAAAGGCAGGTTTAGGAAAACTGATTAAGGTTTCAATAAACTTACGGATCATAGTAATAACATCcatataaaaatttcaaacaaTTTGAAGGAAAAAGGTCTGTTGTATACATTGCAATATTCAATTCTGTTTCCATATCTCTTCATTACATGCTCCTCTTATTTGCTTGTCCAATTTCCCTCTCCATACctgcatttcctcctcttcttcgggCAAAGCGTACCTTCTCCTCTTGGCTCCTCCTTCTTCCAATCTCTGGATGTTCCTCAGGCTCTCTTCGTGGATCCTTTGCGACCTCTCTATTCAAAGAACAAAGGCTGTTTTAACTGATC
Coding sequences within it:
- the LOC119596809 gene encoding threonine aspartase 1-like, translated to MSGVVAVHVGAGSHSSSLKGEYKKLMKEACNQAITVLLGGGSAVDAVCTATQVLEDSPRTNAGFGSSLTADGRVECDASVMDGRTLRHGAVGAVPGVRNPVLLARQILEAQSQPLPGGLVPPSFLAGSGAQVWAASNNVETCEPAELIAERSQRIHEESLRNIQRLEEGGAKRRRYALPEEEEEMQGGLLDTVGAVCVDSSGYIASAVSSGGLLLKHTGRVGQAAVYGCGCWAENNCDGSGVSIGVSTTGCGEHLIRTMFARLCARAAISPHLGSNIIETVTTHFLESEFLEGVHPRMAGALILRHDPQGAVSDLYWLHTTRTMGVCYMTTNDRKPQAQFSELAEEKIGISVNLQCKSFGAGVPVTTSQELQPGPSRVGLGGLLSGEEEHSKSESSDDDDEPG